From the genome of Notolabrus celidotus isolate fNotCel1 chromosome 5, fNotCel1.pri, whole genome shotgun sequence, one region includes:
- the LOC117813397 gene encoding transmembrane protein 47-like — protein sequence MSVNEVHMLRPFKLIALLCVFLALCLDVVALLSPAWVTAEHFSLSLWESCSQSEARNPGEEEAVWSCFSTLTSDWQIATLVLLVAGAVATLVAFLVALISLCRGTHRQHYRTVAVLLFTAVVLQACALVLYPIKFIDGTVLQTYHEFNWGYGLGWGATIFMLGAGILFCLRTDIYEDAMY from the exons ATGTCTGTGAACGAGGTGCACATGCTTCGGCCCTTCAAGCTCATCGCGCTGCTGTGCGTCTTCCTCGCGCTTTGTTTGGATGTAGTGGCTCTGCTTAGTCCTGCCTGGGTCACCGCCGAGCAtttctccctgtctctgtggGAGTCATGCTCCCAGTCCGAGGCACGAAACcctggagaggaggaggctgtgTGGAGCTGCTTCTCCACCCTCACATCTG ACTGGCAGATTGCCACCTTGGTGCTGCTGGTGGCCGGAGCTGTGGCGACGCTGGTGGCCTTTTTGGTGGCCctgatttctctctgcaggggGACTCATAGACAGCATTACCGCACCGTGGCTGTGCTCCTCTTCACTGCAG TGGTTCTGCAGGCCTGCGCTCTGGTCCTCTACCCAATCAAGTTCATCGACGGGACTGTCCTTCAGACATATCACGAGTTCAACTGGGGCTACGGGCTAGGCTGGGGAGCCACCATCTTCATGCTGGGCGCAGGGATCCTCTTCTGCCTGCGGACTGACATATATGAAGATGCAATGTACTGA